The following are encoded together in the Bombus vancouverensis nearcticus unplaced genomic scaffold, iyBomVanc1_principal scaffold0018, whole genome shotgun sequence genome:
- the LOC143304078 gene encoding uncharacterized protein LOC143304078 — translation MAAASLSFQCLLGKHAQLRCSPITRTSSFELFCASVIDVRTMFAESFPSEVPFQTSLPKRKRDSEEPMGDSGGPIKRMRPCDKPRVSEWLEELFNIGAEAVSKLGFDDLVTFDENFFDAETVVLEREPPLVEIVDTDRCVKVRFANEIPEEVLEAHLRHHASGRKGISPVVRYWCMREFSELYPGAPCFDFDLV, via the exons atggctgcagcatcattatcatttcaatgtttactgggtaaacacgcgcagctccgctgctctcccataacaaggacctcctccttcgagttgttttgc gcttcggtgatcgacgttcgaacaatgtttgcggagtcgtttccatcagaggttcctttccagacttccctg cccaagcgaaagagggattccgaagaacccatgggcgactcgggaggaccaatcaaacgcatgcggccctgtgataaaccacgagtatcagagtggttggaggaactattcaacattggtgccgaggccgtgtcgaaattgggctttgacgatttggttactttcgacgagaatttcttcgatgcagagaccgtcgtattggagagggaaccccctctggttgaaatcgttgataccgatcgttgcgtgaaagttcgttttgcgaatgaaattcccgaagaggttttggaggcacatcttcgtcaccacgcttctgggagaaagggaatttcccctgttgtgcgctattggtgtatgcgtgagttcagcgaactttatcccggagctccttgcttcgattttgatttagtgtag